From one Catellatospora sp. IY07-71 genomic stretch:
- a CDS encoding AMP-binding protein produces MTPRTLPELLAALAAARPEHVALRLVTGPGQGAGLTACDWHTRSVSAGHGLLGKGVAPGDRVGLVFGGHGWLDYAVAYAAVTGVGAVAVPISAKLPAARIAELLTHSGAATVVGADGWALSELDTSCADPLPAVQPGQCAQIVYTSGTTGTPKGVTASHANLTHGLDPARPPLAHSRHALHAFPLGTNAAQTMLVTALVARPTVVVLPEFDPARYAEAARTLAAGTLFLVPAMASALLEAGVLDGLDDVQLVSCTAAALPPALGRALSEALPEAVIVNNYTSTEAAPAYTSMVFDPDRPDSVGRAEGGAELRIRTADGEPAGPGQVGEVWLHAGDAARAYHADPQGSAAVFRDGWVRMGDLGYRDAAGYLYLVDRESDLVNAGAHRVSTLRVEAALYEHPQVTAAAVLGLPHPVLGATVAAAVVLRDPAALDGLRPFLAARLAGYELPTRLIAVPELPRNDGGKVVKAALRELFAQAPARVAPRTEAELALAGLWREVLRVPEVGAGDDFFALGGDSMRATRLAALASAHFGRPVPVSLIFETPILAAQAIRLAEPPAAEALPAGAPVAEGLATSAEPPDRGFGPAVQVPLSSTQESMLAWTWATGEPRDVGPISVGIRVRDELDPDLLERALAEVVRRHEALRTVFDRDAAGIDRARVLAECPPVVTVAAARDLAHAGELCRADRELRFDTGQGPLVRALVASLAPDDHVLGLAVHHLVCDGASMGVLLRELGLAYAALRGGHPLPPSGPDTALRDFVAYTRRQWPVTLPHWHRVLDGAPANLVPFRGREAATRLRSAQREVPLPAGLGAGLRRAAAAHGATPFMLIAACWAAALAERTGTGDIVLMSPVPGRTRPGSEALIGCLSQSLLLRVDTSGAPGAAGLLARTRRVVLDALDHQHHPFVEFYLRHPGAAWLRVETWGGQAHLPGLESEAFDLPRALDADWPTPGGEPDLQSPELAVVEHPDGSLVGHLLYNHHAFAPSTMDELAARVAALLRDAVRDLAPAAPQEEHR; encoded by the coding sequence ATGACGCCCCGCACCCTCCCGGAACTGCTGGCCGCCCTCGCCGCGGCGCGACCCGAACATGTGGCGCTGCGGCTGGTGACCGGCCCCGGGCAAGGTGCGGGGCTCACCGCGTGCGACTGGCACACCCGGTCCGTGTCCGCCGGGCACGGCCTGCTCGGCAAGGGCGTCGCGCCCGGCGACCGGGTCGGGCTGGTGTTCGGCGGGCACGGCTGGCTCGACTACGCGGTCGCGTACGCGGCCGTCACCGGCGTCGGCGCGGTCGCCGTGCCGATCAGCGCGAAGCTGCCCGCCGCCCGCATCGCCGAGCTGCTGACCCACAGCGGCGCGGCGACGGTGGTCGGCGCGGACGGCTGGGCGCTGTCCGAGCTGGACACCTCCTGCGCCGACCCGCTGCCCGCGGTCCAGCCCGGACAGTGCGCGCAGATCGTCTACACCTCCGGCACCACCGGCACGCCCAAGGGCGTCACCGCGAGCCACGCCAACCTGACCCACGGGCTGGACCCGGCCCGGCCGCCGCTGGCCCATTCGCGTCACGCGCTGCACGCCTTCCCGCTGGGCACCAACGCCGCGCAGACCATGCTGGTCACCGCCCTGGTCGCGCGACCCACCGTGGTGGTGCTGCCCGAGTTCGACCCGGCCCGGTACGCCGAAGCGGCACGTACCCTGGCCGCCGGCACCCTGTTCCTGGTGCCCGCCATGGCGAGCGCGCTGCTGGAGGCGGGCGTGCTCGACGGGCTGGACGACGTGCAGCTCGTCTCGTGCACCGCCGCCGCGCTGCCGCCCGCGCTGGGCCGTGCCCTGTCGGAGGCGCTGCCCGAGGCCGTCATCGTCAACAACTACACCTCCACCGAGGCCGCGCCCGCGTACACCAGCATGGTCTTCGACCCGGACCGGCCGGACTCGGTCGGCCGGGCCGAGGGCGGCGCGGAACTGCGCATCCGCACCGCCGACGGGGAGCCGGCCGGGCCGGGCCAGGTGGGCGAGGTGTGGCTGCACGCGGGTGACGCGGCCCGCGCCTACCACGCCGACCCGCAGGGCAGCGCGGCCGTGTTCCGCGACGGCTGGGTGCGCATGGGCGACCTCGGCTATCGCGACGCCGCCGGTTACCTCTACCTGGTCGACCGGGAGTCCGACCTGGTAAACGCCGGGGCGCACCGGGTTTCCACGCTGCGCGTCGAGGCCGCCCTCTACGAGCACCCGCAGGTCACCGCCGCCGCCGTGCTCGGCCTGCCGCACCCGGTGCTGGGCGCGACCGTGGCCGCCGCGGTGGTGCTGCGCGACCCGGCGGCCCTGGACGGGCTGCGGCCGTTCCTCGCCGCCCGGCTCGCCGGGTACGAGCTGCCCACCCGCCTGATCGCGGTGCCCGAGCTGCCCCGCAACGACGGCGGCAAGGTGGTCAAGGCCGCGCTGCGGGAGCTGTTCGCGCAGGCCCCGGCCCGGGTCGCGCCGCGCACCGAGGCCGAACTCGCGCTGGCCGGGCTGTGGCGCGAGGTGCTGCGGGTGCCGGAGGTCGGTGCGGGCGACGACTTCTTCGCCCTCGGCGGCGACTCGATGCGCGCCACCCGCCTGGCCGCCCTCGCCTCCGCGCACTTCGGCCGCCCCGTGCCGGTGTCCCTGATCTTCGAGACCCCGATCCTCGCCGCGCAGGCGATCCGCCTCGCCGAGCCTCCGGCGGCCGAAGCGCTGCCGGCCGGTGCTCCGGTGGCCGAGGGTCTCGCCACTTCGGCAGAGCCGCCTGACCGGGGCTTCGGCCCTGCGGTGCAAGTGCCGCTCAGCTCGACCCAGGAGAGCATGCTGGCCTGGACCTGGGCCACGGGGGAGCCGCGCGACGTCGGGCCGATCAGCGTCGGCATCCGGGTGCGCGACGAGCTGGACCCGGACCTGCTGGAACGTGCCCTGGCCGAGGTGGTGCGGCGGCACGAGGCGCTGCGCACCGTGTTCGATCGCGACGCGGCCGGGATCGACCGGGCGCGGGTGCTGGCCGAGTGCCCGCCGGTGGTGACCGTGGCGGCGGCCCGGGACCTCGCGCACGCGGGCGAGCTGTGCCGGGCGGACCGTGAGCTGCGCTTCGACACCGGGCAGGGGCCGCTGGTGCGCGCGCTGGTGGCGAGCCTCGCGCCGGACGACCACGTGCTCGGGCTGGCCGTGCACCACCTGGTCTGCGACGGCGCGTCGATGGGGGTGCTGCTGCGCGAGCTGGGGCTGGCGTACGCGGCGCTGCGCGGCGGGCACCCGCTGCCGCCGTCCGGTCCGGACACGGCGCTGCGGGACTTCGTCGCGTACACCCGGCGGCAGTGGCCGGTCACCCTGCCGCACTGGCACCGCGTGCTCGACGGCGCACCGGCGAACCTGGTGCCGTTCCGGGGCCGGGAGGCCGCGACGCGGCTGCGCAGCGCGCAGCGTGAGGTGCCGCTGCCCGCCGGGCTCGGCGCGGGACTGCGCCGGGCCGCCGCCGCGCACGGGGCGACGCCGTTCATGCTGATCGCGGCGTGCTGGGCGGCGGCGCTGGCGGAGCGCACCGGCACCGGCGACATCGTGCTGATGTCCCCGGTGCCCGGCCGCACCCGGCCCGGGAGCGAGGCGCTGATCGGCTGCCTGAGCCAGTCCCTGCTGCTGCGGGTGGACACCTCCGGCGCGCCCGGCGCGGCCGGGCTGCTCGCCCGGACGCGCCGGGTCGTGCTGGACGCGCTGGACCACCAGCACCACCCGTTCGTCGAGTTCTACCTGCGGCATCCCGGCGCGGCCTGGCTGCGGGTGGAGACCTGGGGCGGCCAGGCGCACCTGCCCGGCCTGGAGTCGGAGGCGTTCGACCTGCCCCGGGCGCTGGACGCGGACTGGCCCACCCCGGGCGGCGAGCCCGACCTCCAGTCGCCCGAACTCGCAGTCGTGGAGCACCCGGACGGGAGCCTGGTCGGCCACCTGCTCTACAACCACCACGCATTCGCGCCGTCCACCATGGACGAGCTCGCCGCCCGGGTCGCCGCGCTGCTGCGCGACGCGGTACGCGACCTCGCCCCCGCCGCACCGCAGGAGGAGCACCGATGA
- a CDS encoding amino acid adenylation domain-containing protein — translation MSSATPAQHGMWLTEHLGLAGTAYHMPLPVWLDGPLDRARLADACAAVVARHEVLRTAFAEVDGELRTVPADPVPALRLGEAPADLAAYLRERTLAPFSLAGGPLIRFELVPAGPGRHLLLIVAHHLVFDGESKEILLADLAALYSGRELPPLGTPEQRVLPVDAAAAHWSAAYAPAGEPNLPGLLGRTGPAAATGVAVPVELDGDRVRATARELGATAFEVVLAGLLTLLERYGDAAPVIGVDLGTRAASEHDRIGLYVNELPVAVPTAASGGDVTARARVAAVRHRLRQTYAVRTVPLSRAVSGLSPRAALTPVSISYRRRARPEPVFAGLAARVEWTGYHHAARNALHVQVLDDPAAATLPVLLHVDPARLSPAGAARLGGHLRALLNGFASEPDRAVSGHELLGADEQQLIAAWNDTAKVYGGPRTLHGLVDAAIAAHPDAVAVVAADSAMTYAQLDAEADAVARALAGRGVGAGDLVAVCLPRTSRLLPALLGVLRTGAAYLPLDPEHPPARRAGLLADARPAALLVPDADGATGPADGADGPGRHAAGLAYTIYTSGSTGRPKGVLIEHHAVVNLLHALREVLPTGPGDAWLAVASAAFDMSVPELWLPLVTGGTVVLATQEQARDGELLLKLLRTGGVTHAHLTPSTWRRLLDAGFAEPGVTAVSGAEALPEPVAAALRERAGRLVNLYGPTETTVWSTWADLTAGGPVTIGRPLANTTVHVLDAALRAVPPGVLGELCLGGSGVARGYLNRPELTAERFMDTAWGRLYRTGDRVRQTADGALEFHGRVDDQVKLRGYRVEPGEVEAHLRTAGAVVDAAVALSPSGEELVAYVVGAPDPAELRERLAAALPAHLVPSSFTLVEQLPRNANGKLDRAALAALTGTPLTPPERPRAYTGLALQVYEIWQEVLGHGEIGPDDDLFDLGGHSLTVTKIAARMRRRLGVDLPLHVFFDTPTINGVVAAAGR, via the coding sequence ATGAGCAGCGCCACCCCCGCCCAGCACGGCATGTGGCTGACCGAGCACCTGGGCCTGGCCGGCACGGCGTACCACATGCCGCTGCCCGTGTGGCTCGACGGCCCACTGGACCGCGCGCGGCTCGCCGACGCGTGCGCGGCGGTGGTGGCCCGGCACGAAGTGCTGCGTACGGCGTTCGCCGAGGTGGACGGCGAGCTGCGGACCGTGCCCGCCGACCCGGTGCCCGCGCTGCGGCTCGGCGAGGCGCCCGCGGACCTGGCCGCGTACCTACGGGAGCGGACGCTGGCGCCGTTCAGCCTGGCGGGCGGGCCGCTGATCCGGTTCGAGCTGGTGCCCGCCGGGCCGGGGCGGCACCTGCTGCTGATCGTCGCGCATCACCTGGTGTTCGACGGGGAGTCCAAGGAGATCCTGCTGGCCGACCTGGCGGCGCTCTACTCGGGCCGGGAGCTGCCGCCGCTCGGCACGCCCGAGCAGCGGGTCCTGCCGGTGGACGCGGCGGCCGCGCACTGGTCGGCGGCGTACGCCCCCGCGGGCGAGCCGAACCTGCCCGGCCTGCTCGGCCGCACCGGGCCTGCCGCGGCCACGGGCGTGGCGGTGCCGGTCGAGCTGGACGGGGACCGGGTGCGGGCCACCGCGCGGGAACTCGGCGCGACGGCGTTCGAGGTGGTGCTGGCCGGGCTGCTGACCCTGCTGGAGCGCTACGGCGACGCCGCGCCGGTGATCGGCGTGGACCTCGGCACGCGCGCCGCGTCCGAGCACGACCGGATCGGGCTGTACGTCAACGAGCTGCCCGTGGCCGTGCCCACGGCCGCCTCCGGCGGCGACGTCACGGCGCGGGCACGGGTCGCCGCCGTGCGGCACCGCCTGCGCCAGACCTACGCGGTGCGGACGGTGCCGCTGTCGCGGGCGGTGTCGGGGCTGTCCCCGCGTGCGGCGCTCACGCCGGTGTCGATCAGCTACCGCCGCCGTGCCCGGCCCGAGCCGGTGTTCGCCGGGCTCGCCGCGCGGGTCGAGTGGACCGGGTATCACCACGCCGCCCGCAACGCGCTGCACGTGCAGGTGCTCGACGACCCGGCGGCCGCGACGCTGCCCGTGCTGCTGCACGTGGACCCGGCGCGGCTGAGCCCCGCCGGCGCGGCCCGGCTCGGCGGGCACCTGCGGGCGCTGCTAAACGGGTTCGCGTCCGAGCCGGACCGCGCGGTGTCCGGGCACGAGCTGCTCGGTGCCGACGAGCAGCAGCTCATCGCGGCCTGGAACGACACGGCCAAGGTGTACGGCGGTCCGCGCACGCTGCACGGGCTGGTGGACGCGGCGATCGCGGCGCACCCCGACGCGGTGGCGGTGGTCGCCGCGGACAGCGCGATGACGTACGCGCAGCTCGACGCCGAGGCCGACGCCGTCGCGCGGGCGCTCGCCGGGCGCGGGGTCGGGGCGGGCGACCTCGTCGCGGTGTGCCTGCCGCGTACCTCCCGCCTGCTCCCGGCCCTGCTCGGGGTGCTGCGCACGGGTGCGGCATACCTGCCGCTGGACCCGGAGCACCCGCCCGCGCGCCGGGCCGGCCTGCTCGCCGACGCCCGGCCCGCCGCGCTGCTCGTGCCCGACGCGGACGGCGCGACCGGGCCGGCCGACGGGGCGGACGGTCCGGGGCGGCACGCCGCCGGGCTGGCCTACACGATCTACACGTCGGGCTCCACCGGGCGGCCGAAGGGCGTGCTGATCGAGCATCACGCGGTGGTGAACCTGCTGCACGCGCTGCGGGAGGTGCTGCCGACCGGGCCGGGGGACGCGTGGCTCGCGGTGGCGTCGGCCGCGTTCGACATGTCGGTGCCCGAGCTGTGGCTGCCGCTGGTCACCGGCGGCACCGTCGTGCTGGCCACCCAGGAGCAGGCCCGCGACGGCGAGCTGCTGCTCAAGCTGCTGCGCACCGGCGGGGTGACCCACGCCCACCTCACCCCGTCGACCTGGCGGCGGCTGCTCGACGCGGGCTTCGCCGAGCCGGGCGTGACGGCGGTGTCGGGCGCCGAGGCGCTGCCCGAGCCGGTCGCGGCGGCGCTGCGGGAGCGGGCGGGGCGGCTGGTCAACCTGTACGGCCCGACCGAGACCACGGTCTGGTCGACGTGGGCGGACCTTACCGCGGGCGGTCCGGTGACCATCGGCCGGCCGCTGGCCAACACCACCGTGCACGTGCTGGACGCGGCGTTGCGGGCGGTGCCGCCGGGGGTGCTCGGGGAGCTGTGCCTGGGCGGGTCCGGGGTCGCCCGGGGTTACCTGAACCGGCCCGAGCTGACTGCGGAGCGCTTCATGGACACGGCCTGGGGGCGGCTATACCGGACGGGAGACCGGGTGCGCCAGACCGCCGACGGCGCCCTGGAGTTCCACGGCCGGGTCGACGATCAGGTCAAGCTGCGTGGCTACCGGGTCGAGCCGGGCGAGGTGGAGGCACACCTGCGGACGGCCGGGGCGGTAGTCGACGCGGCGGTGGCGCTGTCACCGTCGGGAGAGGAGCTGGTCGCGTACGTCGTCGGCGCGCCCGACCCGGCCGAGCTGCGGGAGCGGCTGGCCGCCGCGCTGCCCGCGCACCTGGTGCCGTCGTCGTTCACGCTGGTCGAGCAGCTGCCGCGCAACGCCAACGGCAAGCTGGACCGGGCCGCGCTCGCGGCGCTCACCGGCACGCCGCTCACCCCGCCGGAGCGGCCGCGGGCATACACGGGCCTGGCACTGCAGGTGTACGAGATCTGGCAGGAGGTGCTCGGGCACGGCGAGATCGGGCCGGACGACGACCTGTTCGACCTGGGCGGGCACTCGCTGACCGTCACGAAGATCGCCGCACGGATGCGCCGCCGCCTGGGCGTCGACCTGCCGCTGCACGTCTTCTTCGACACGCCGACCATCAACGGCGTGGTCGCCGCCGCGGGCCGCTGA
- a CDS encoding collagen-binding domain-containing protein yields the protein MNLFRTRGIAATASLCVATTAMLSLLGVEPAQAMSPTQPTEAALGFNVFVLGNAALTSNETEGPVALGGNLTIGGNYQVAGNQVGTFTVGTDARPSALVVGGQVNLAGSDAASRLSVLSDGYVKVGDLTGVDVRNIDDNNTMNVDTRIVRDGALYNSTPRVDLTISQPVASVGPASPIDFAAAFTEFRTDSSTLGRCTENVTLTDAANVPLPDTFPAGTQAYITLTDGVTNVLNISAELLNNLAGLTFRNQPNEDRPLLVNVGTTAVMNNFAWTVANQAGLSSAAYPYMLWNFPTALNILMQPNSATLEGTLYAPNATLTDRSPNNIEGQVIVSGLVHGDARNNGGEMHPFPFEGILSCAGPVTPTFFTRASPDVTLGGTVFDTATLDEAASPTGTITFRLYGPDNAECTGMPVFDYTVEVDHGNGEYPSPTFTPTAVGTYRWTAEYSGDANNNELFSPCDAENESVVVNPRATTTLSTQASPTVPVGGTVTDTATLAGGQDPTGTITFRLYGPNDADCTGTTVFSDDVTVDNGNADYTSEAYTPVVAGLYRWTAVYSGDANNLGATSSCNAANETVLITPQGSLSLVTDASDDITIGGTVTDTATLDGGQNPTGIITFRLYGPNDATCTGMPVFTDEVVVVSGTRTYTSDPYEPLAPGTYRWTAGYGGDTNNDPAASPCNAANESVVVNPRGGPSIVTNASDDITLGGTVTDTAALTGGQNPTGTITFELFGPDNETCTGRPVFTDEVDLVPGTTRYTSAAFEPTAPGTYRWVATYSGDANNDEAVSPCNAENESVVVRPAAGPSLVTRASDDVKLGGEVFDRASLTGAQSETGTITFQLYGPGDRRCERRPVFTSTVDVSGDGRYRSESFRPERPGTYQWVATYTGANGETASTECGDRDEQVEVKKKYYGGRPRP from the coding sequence GCGGCGTTGGGCTTCAACGTCTTCGTCCTCGGCAACGCCGCGCTCACCAGCAACGAGACGGAGGGCCCGGTCGCCCTCGGCGGGAACCTCACCATCGGCGGCAACTACCAGGTCGCCGGGAACCAGGTCGGCACGTTCACCGTCGGCACCGACGCCCGGCCCAGCGCACTGGTCGTCGGCGGTCAGGTCAACCTCGCAGGCAGCGATGCGGCCTCCCGGCTGTCCGTGCTGAGCGACGGCTACGTCAAGGTCGGCGACCTGACCGGTGTCGACGTGCGCAACATCGACGACAACAACACGATGAACGTGGACACCCGCATCGTGCGCGACGGCGCCCTGTACAACTCGACGCCGCGGGTGGACCTCACCATCTCGCAGCCCGTCGCCTCGGTCGGCCCGGCCTCGCCGATCGACTTCGCCGCCGCGTTCACCGAGTTCCGCACCGACTCCTCCACGCTGGGCCGCTGCACCGAGAACGTCACCCTCACCGACGCCGCGAACGTCCCGCTGCCGGACACCTTCCCGGCGGGCACGCAGGCCTACATCACGCTCACCGACGGCGTCACCAACGTCCTGAACATCAGCGCCGAACTGCTGAACAACCTCGCCGGCCTGACGTTCCGCAACCAGCCGAACGAGGACCGGCCGCTGCTGGTCAACGTCGGCACCACCGCGGTCATGAACAACTTCGCCTGGACGGTGGCGAACCAGGCGGGACTCAGCAGCGCCGCGTACCCGTACATGCTCTGGAACTTCCCCACCGCGCTCAACATCCTCATGCAGCCGAACTCGGCGACGCTCGAGGGCACGCTGTACGCCCCCAACGCCACGCTGACCGACCGCAGCCCGAACAACATCGAGGGACAGGTCATCGTCAGCGGCCTGGTGCACGGCGACGCCCGGAACAACGGCGGCGAGATGCACCCCTTCCCGTTCGAGGGCATCCTGAGCTGCGCCGGTCCGGTGACCCCGACCTTCTTCACCCGGGCGTCCCCGGACGTGACGCTGGGCGGCACGGTGTTCGACACCGCCACCCTCGACGAGGCCGCCAGCCCGACCGGCACCATCACCTTCCGGCTGTACGGGCCGGACAACGCCGAGTGCACCGGCATGCCCGTGTTCGACTACACGGTCGAGGTCGACCACGGCAACGGCGAGTACCCGTCCCCGACCTTCACGCCGACCGCGGTGGGCACCTACCGGTGGACCGCCGAATACAGCGGTGACGCCAACAACAACGAGCTGTTCAGCCCCTGCGACGCCGAGAACGAGTCCGTGGTCGTGAACCCGCGGGCCACGACGACCCTCTCCACCCAGGCCTCGCCGACGGTGCCGGTCGGCGGCACCGTCACCGACACGGCGACCCTGGCCGGCGGCCAGGACCCGACCGGCACGATCACGTTCCGCCTGTACGGGCCGAACGACGCCGACTGCACCGGCACCACCGTCTTCAGCGACGACGTGACCGTGGACAACGGCAACGCCGACTACACCAGCGAGGCGTACACGCCGGTCGTGGCCGGCCTCTACCGGTGGACGGCCGTCTACAGCGGCGACGCGAACAACCTCGGCGCCACCAGCTCGTGCAACGCGGCGAACGAGACCGTCCTGATCACCCCGCAGGGCAGCCTGAGCCTGGTCACCGACGCGTCGGACGACATCACGATCGGCGGCACCGTCACCGACACGGCCACCCTCGACGGCGGCCAGAACCCGACGGGCATCATCACGTTCCGCCTGTACGGGCCGAACGACGCGACCTGCACCGGCATGCCGGTGTTCACCGACGAGGTGGTCGTGGTCAGCGGCACCCGCACCTACACTTCCGACCCGTACGAGCCGCTCGCGCCCGGCACCTACCGCTGGACCGCCGGCTATGGCGGCGACACCAACAACGACCCGGCGGCCAGCCCGTGCAACGCGGCGAACGAGTCCGTCGTCGTCAACCCGCGCGGCGGGCCGTCCATCGTCACGAACGCCTCCGACGACATCACGCTGGGCGGCACCGTCACCGACACGGCGGCCCTGACCGGCGGACAGAACCCGACCGGCACCATCACCTTCGAGCTGTTCGGGCCGGACAACGAGACCTGCACCGGCCGGCCCGTGTTCACCGACGAGGTGGACCTGGTCCCGGGCACCACCCGATACACGTCGGCGGCCTTCGAGCCGACCGCGCCCGGCACCTACCGCTGGGTCGCCACGTACAGCGGCGACGCGAACAACGACGAGGCCGTCAGCCCGTGCAACGCCGAGAACGAGAGCGTCGTCGTCCGCCCGGCGGCCGGGCCGAGCCTGGTCACCCGGGCCTCCGACGACGTGAAGCTGGGCGGCGAGGTCTTCGACCGGGCGAGCCTGACCGGCGCGCAGAGCGAGACCGGCACCATCACGTTCCAGCTGTACGGCCCCGGCGACCGGCGCTGCGAACGCCGCCCGGTGTTCACCTCCACGGTGGACGTGTCCGGCGACGGCCGCTACCGCTCGGAGTCGTTCCGCCCGGAGCGGCCCGGCACCTACCAGTGGGTCGCCACCTACACCGGTGCGAACGGCGAGACCGCGAGCACCGAGTGCGGCGACCGCGACGAGCAGGTCGAGGTCAAGAAGAAGTACTACGGCGGCCGCCCGCGGCCCTGA